A region of Candidatus Cloacimonadota bacterium DNA encodes the following proteins:
- a CDS encoding four helix bundle protein — translation MSKVECFEGLQVWRMAHDLSVEIYRLTKNGEFSRDWGLRDQIQRASVSVMSNIAEGFERYSRQEFKQFLSIARGSCAEVRSQIQLAKSLGYVADADCSAIYDKCLSLSRAIGGLRSSLDRSAKE, via the coding sequence ATGAGCAAAGTCGAATGTTTCGAAGGTCTTCAAGTTTGGCGGATGGCTCATGATTTGTCGGTGGAAATCTACCGGTTGACCAAGAATGGTGAATTCTCTCGTGACTGGGGACTCAGAGACCAGATTCAGCGGGCATCTGTATCGGTCATGTCGAATATCGCGGAGGGTTTCGAACGATACAGCAGGCAAGAGTTCAAGCAATTCCTCTCCATTGCCCGAGGATCATGCGCAGAAGTCCGAAGCCAAATCCAATTGGCCAAATCTCTGGGTTACGTTGCCGATGCCGATTGCTCGGCAATTTATGATAAATGCCTCTCCTTGAGCCGGGCAATAGGTGGACTTCGTTCATCGTTAGATAGGAGTGCCAAAGAATGA